In Pseudoalteromonas xiamenensis, the following are encoded in one genomic region:
- a CDS encoding GGDEF domain-containing protein has product MSKSINRFYSTLQTDLIHHQLSQRINELEFERHTLKKIQKLANVGVWKLNHLSYDVELSDELIELLALGIKSNTLTWEQFVNLLDPTGSNNMHTILMEQIILAGKKRAFEHCFFKANGQCSYLKYVCETFNNTIGQPHVTVGLIQDITEERHKSLQLQQRSVTDELTGLYNRRKLNESLYELIATPVEFSIILMDMDWFKNINDQYGHLAGDEVLMKTAKTLMQTCKSSDIIGRWGGEEFLIICPKKSLEEASKIAEQIRASVSQMLFTFSSNVTASFGIAEFSESDTVDSLIIRADKGLYEAKHSGRNRVCVHKPF; this is encoded by the coding sequence ATGAGTAAGTCCATAAACCGCTTTTACTCCACTTTGCAAACTGACTTGATACACCATCAACTGTCTCAACGTATTAATGAACTGGAATTTGAGCGTCACACCCTTAAAAAAATTCAAAAACTGGCAAATGTGGGAGTTTGGAAATTAAACCACTTAAGTTACGACGTTGAACTCTCAGATGAACTCATCGAATTATTAGCCCTTGGCATAAAATCCAACACTTTAACATGGGAGCAATTCGTCAATCTGCTCGACCCTACAGGTAGCAACAACATGCATACCATTTTGATGGAGCAAATCATTTTGGCAGGTAAAAAGCGGGCGTTTGAACACTGTTTTTTTAAAGCCAATGGACAATGCAGCTATTTAAAATATGTATGTGAAACATTCAACAACACCATCGGCCAACCGCACGTCACCGTTGGGCTTATCCAAGACATTACCGAGGAAAGACACAAGTCACTTCAGTTACAACAGCGTTCAGTTACTGATGAGCTTACGGGGTTGTATAACCGAAGAAAACTGAATGAATCACTTTACGAACTAATCGCAACGCCCGTCGAGTTTTCAATAATTTTAATGGACATGGATTGGTTTAAAAACATCAATGACCAATATGGACACCTCGCTGGTGATGAAGTGCTCATGAAGACCGCTAAAACGCTCATGCAAACATGTAAAAGTAGCGACATTATAGGACGTTGGGGAGGCGAAGAGTTCTTGATTATCTGCCCCAAAAAATCGCTTGAAGAGGCCTCAAAAATAGCTGAACAGATCCGCGCCAGTGTTTCACAAATGCTGTTTACGTTTTCAAGTAATGTCACTGCCAGTTTTGGCATCGCCGAATTTTCTGAATCTGACACCGTTGATTCACTCATCATTCGTGCGGACAAAGGACTGTATGAAGCTAAACATTCTGGTCGAAACCGAGTGTGTGTGCATAAACCCTTTTAA
- a CDS encoding 5-methyltetrahydropteroyltriglutamate--homocysteine methyltransferase, which produces MTQMLLPSEQIGSIPRNRVLIEAYQTFKSGLIDYEQLNLLAQKETEIVINELASLGCPVISDGEQRKFDGFAHYCLHNSCAYHQHGLLVDFSDGHKRLFAPHLKKPPFKYEHTADEFLAFAVSKTTLPVKQAVISPSMLSLVYPPAGIEGYNHHQFVNDLIEQHVGEVRRCLELGAYKVQIDFTEARLSLKFDPSGNLLRSFVSLINKCLAHFNVEERQKIGIHTCPGADIDATHSADIEYKYLLPTLFEIQAGNFYVALKGEKDKEKTLQLLGTIIKPYQKVFVGVINPISKEVESPEEIRDLLLLAAKYIPLDQLGSTDDCGFSPFADDVSTARDIAYAKIKARLEGTRLASEILFPLNNVVASNE; this is translated from the coding sequence ATGACGCAGATGCTACTTCCATCAGAACAAATAGGTTCAATTCCTAGAAATCGAGTTTTAATCGAAGCCTATCAGACGTTTAAAAGCGGTCTAATTGATTACGAACAGCTCAATCTGCTTGCACAGAAAGAAACTGAAATCGTCATCAACGAATTAGCGAGTTTAGGGTGTCCGGTAATTTCTGACGGAGAACAGCGAAAGTTCGATGGTTTTGCTCACTATTGTTTGCATAACTCCTGTGCATATCACCAACACGGTTTGCTCGTTGACTTTTCGGATGGCCATAAACGTCTATTTGCCCCACATTTAAAAAAACCACCATTCAAATATGAGCATACTGCGGATGAATTTCTCGCGTTTGCCGTTTCAAAAACGACATTACCCGTAAAGCAAGCCGTCATTTCGCCTTCGATGTTGAGCCTTGTCTATCCACCAGCGGGCATTGAAGGCTATAACCATCATCAATTTGTTAATGATTTGATTGAGCAACATGTTGGCGAGGTCCGCCGCTGTCTCGAACTTGGCGCATACAAAGTGCAAATAGACTTCACCGAAGCACGGTTGTCTTTAAAATTTGATCCTTCCGGCAATTTACTGCGCTCGTTTGTCAGTTTAATTAACAAGTGTTTAGCCCATTTTAATGTAGAAGAGCGGCAAAAAATCGGTATCCATACGTGCCCTGGTGCAGACATAGATGCAACTCACAGCGCAGATATTGAATACAAATACCTGCTGCCTACTTTGTTTGAAATTCAAGCCGGCAATTTTTACGTTGCACTCAAAGGAGAAAAAGACAAAGAGAAAACACTGCAACTTCTCGGCACCATTATTAAACCCTATCAAAAAGTCTTTGTTGGGGTGATCAATCCCATTTCCAAAGAAGTAGAAAGCCCTGAGGAGATAAGAGATCTTCTCTTGCTTGCCGCTAAATACATTCCGTTAGACCAACTTGGTTCAACCGATGACTGTGGTTTTTCTCCGTTTGCCGATGACGTATCAACGGCAAGGGACATTGCCTACGCAAAGATAAAAGCACGTTTAGAAGGTACTCGATTAGCCAGCGAGATCCTGTTTCCGCTAAACAACGTTGTGGCCTCCAATGAGTAA
- a CDS encoding DUF2960 domain-containing protein — translation MAKRIRYTYKKQQREINFAQDKYHDMFEAIAAAECVDIGDYVKMEQAVAMTSKRKAAVRNFRDEYFAKLGFSNIQFIKE, via the coding sequence ATGGCCAAACGTATTCGTTACACTTACAAAAAGCAACAGCGCGAAATTAACTTTGCACAAGATAAATATCACGACATGTTCGAAGCCATTGCGGCGGCTGAATGTGTAGATATAGGTGACTATGTAAAAATGGAACAAGCCGTTGCGATGACCTCAAAACGTAAGGCTGCAGTACGTAACTTTAGAGACGAATATTTTGCGAAGCTTGGCTTTAGCAACATACAGTTTATCAAAGAGTAA
- a CDS encoding BLUF domain-containing protein, translated as MLIEFIYVSTASESYTWADLEVLRHESSSRNQLEKITGMLLFDGQHFMQVLEGEEPKILALFNKIKKDKRHFAIEPLIHNPINKRHFSNWSMGYISCDGNQNMANFDEMDKLKKKPLSFKLLTAFARHQILFDEQIEACVNNQNSVA; from the coding sequence ATGCTGATTGAATTTATTTATGTGAGTACCGCTTCAGAAAGCTATACATGGGCAGATCTCGAGGTTTTACGCCATGAGTCGTCCTCTCGAAATCAATTGGAAAAAATCACGGGCATGCTGCTGTTTGATGGACAACACTTCATGCAGGTATTAGAGGGGGAAGAGCCAAAAATATTGGCGCTTTTTAACAAAATAAAGAAGGATAAGCGCCACTTCGCCATCGAGCCGCTCATTCATAACCCGATTAATAAGCGGCATTTCTCGAATTGGTCGATGGGTTATATTTCCTGTGATGGCAACCAAAATATGGCCAATTTTGACGAAATGGATAAACTCAAGAAAAAACCATTAAGCTTTAAATTATTAACGGCATTCGCACGGCATCAAATTTTGTTTGATGAACAGATTGAAGCGTGTGTAAACAACCAAAATTCTGTCGCTTAA
- a CDS encoding peptidylprolyl isomerase produces MIKIKNATKVASLLSALVLSASAQSTIVEFQTSQQSFKVNLYDTQVPETVANFLKYVEANRYDESVLHRAIPQFIIQGGGIGYDAEDKLANIETFAAVKNEPKYSNVRGTISMAKIPNSPNSATSQWFINVKDNSAELDVQNSGYTVFGEVIDSGMNVVDQISGLTRCGEVPVINFSDEQCSNADIKPAKENLVVVYSVKVLDNDPNTAASLSSERKYTY; encoded by the coding sequence ATGATAAAAATTAAAAACGCAACAAAAGTGGCGTCTCTACTGAGCGCATTAGTCCTATCTGCAAGCGCTCAATCGACCATTGTAGAATTTCAAACTTCGCAACAATCTTTCAAAGTAAACTTGTACGATACCCAAGTTCCTGAAACCGTTGCCAACTTTTTAAAATACGTTGAAGCAAATCGTTACGATGAAAGTGTGCTTCACCGTGCCATTCCACAATTTATTATCCAAGGTGGGGGCATTGGTTATGACGCTGAAGATAAGCTTGCTAACATCGAAACATTCGCTGCTGTAAAGAACGAACCTAAGTATTCTAACGTGCGTGGTACAATTTCGATGGCGAAGATTCCAAATAGCCCGAATTCAGCCACGAGCCAATGGTTTATCAATGTAAAAGACAACAGTGCGGAACTGGACGTACAGAATTCGGGTTATACGGTTTTTGGCGAAGTTATCGATAGTGGTATGAATGTGGTTGACCAAATCAGTGGGTTAACGCGTTGTGGGGAAGTGCCTGTAATTAATTTTTCAGATGAGCAGTGCAGCAACGCAGACATAAAACCTGCAAAAGAAAACCTCGTCGTTGTGTACTCAGTGAAGGTTTTAGACAATGATCCAAATACGGCAGCGTCATTGAGTTCCGAAAGAAAATACACTTATTAA